The following DNA comes from Carassius auratus strain Wakin unplaced genomic scaffold, ASM336829v1 scaf_tig00216062, whole genome shotgun sequence.
TCTGGAGAGTGTGTTGTTTGCATgaagtgaagaaaaaataatgtatgaTCTGAATCTTCAGATTTTTATGCTGCTGTTTTATgtcttaatttattaatatatagtataataatcACTCATATGTTCTTGTGTTTCAGGTCTGAGTGAAGTGGATCATGTGTTCATCAGTTCTGGTAAAGATGTCCGTCTGCCCTGTAATAATGCTCTTCCTGGCTGTAAATCAACTACATGGAACTATAACAGATTCAGTTATTCATCAGCAGTTGAACTGTTTGCTGGAGGGAGAAAGacgacagacacagagagacatgagagactgagtctggagtctgactgctctctgaacatcaaGAGCGTCACAAAAGAAGATTGTGGACTTTACTTCTGCAGACAATATGTGAATGATCAACAACAAGGAACTGATGCTGCtgtttatctgcatgttcttcatggtaattttatgattatatgATCAATTTAAAAAGGACAAATTCTTCATTTAATCTCCCATGATGATTGTaaagtgtgtgatgtgtgtgttattctgtgtttcagtctcttcatctgagatcagtgcaggtctctctctgactctctccTGTCAGTTGTATTCATATTCATCATCTGCTGGAGTCTCTTGTGGTGATTGGATCCGTTCTGAGCGAATTGATCTGTTCTGGGTGAATCAGGCTGGTGATAAACTGACAAACTCAGACTCCAGATATCAGATATCAGCTCCAGGCCACTGTATCATCTCTCTGAAGACAACAATCCTGAATGAAGATGAAATCAGAGAGTGGAGATGTGGAGGTAATCACAGAGATCAAGTCCAGACCTCAACCACAAACACTGTCAAGATCTCAGGTGAGAAAACAATCTCATGATCAGATGTAGAAGAGTCTAAGATGTGCTAATATAATGATAGATAATGTTAGTTATCTTGTGTTAAGTGATTGAAATATGATTGTCATCTTCTATTATTCATCTGAACTAACGTTcatctttacagatgaaactaAAAGAGTAACAGCATTGACTCCAGCAGTTACTcctctataaaagtgcatatataatgttgccttgtttctctaaagttgctctttttcttgctttaaatccagccaaaacccatgtgttgcgtgtgaaacacataaggctttaattagtatacatttattatgaaatgactggatttccatgtcaatccatgttaatttttaccacgaacaatgcgctgtcattttaattcagcgcatgcagcacagcaaaaatagactcggtgcgtaaacgatcgctgcactgctccTGGAAAGCATTGACGGACTGCAACCGCGTGCaatgtgaacgctggaatccgttaacatgggtgcgtataaaaatatgcaacgcatacgcactgcagacggagtatgtgtgaaacaggcgtaggGCAGTGTTTGTGAGCTCAGAAACCCTTTCCTCtgccgctcttagcgcctcctgctggaagAAAATGAACTCGTGGAGTGCCACCACCAATTCAGTGCAAGGCTGTGGGGAAACACTGCATTGCTAGGCTAAAATGAACccaaattgtatatattgtataaaaatatacgaaaaaactattatacaataaatgtacaaaGTTAGGTTCTttaccaactattctggcatgacagtacacaaataaaccacaacattaacattgatattataacatttaacagacgcgtgtgtgtgtgtgtgtgtgtgtgtgtgtgtgtgtgtgtgtgtgtgtgtgtgtgtatgaatgacagagtgtaaactccatttctaaacaacacagaacaagcatttaacattgtttttacaaatgaatCACTCACAGTTTGTTCCATAGTCCATGAATACGGATCATGCATTaatgtcaattttcatgatctctttagcataactgatgtagtcatgaagaagcTCCATCAGCACAGTATGTGacatctacatcatccagggcagcgtcctcctttaaaaccactgctgcatCAGTTTAGAGGAAAGTACATTACCTTctttgaccagcattcatcccagtcaacgcctgttcttcatcagggcctaaaaagacatttgaaaaaagaaaacatttaattaaactctaTCCATTTTTCAGATAGAGGTGTTTTCACCTCAGTAAGGACAGGTAAaaaatcggttttaaagtttcaacactttgtgtggttgtttaatgtctctatCTACCGCAGGGCTCTAGAATGCTATCAGTGTTGAGGGTGACGAGTTACAAAGTAACGGATTACAgtaactatattacttttttgggtaACCAAGTATGCATTACACTAATAATATTTGGTAACTACACTACTTTACTAGACTATAGTAACACGCTTTCCTGCGTTACACATGCtgtgtttgcctgtgtgtaaagttctgggcCTAGTTTCctgataacgattgatcttagctcTTAACCCTCAAAGACCGAGACAGCCGCCTGCGGCTAAAAACAactgtgttctttaattttttataacttttgAGCTGCTAATttgggctgggacaacgcgttgaggtcatcgatgacaaaatatgcgcatcgattcgttgacctgtttttatttctctaaaaaaatgtttgcaaacttTTACCTTaagtgcgctgaatatacgcgatggccggatcaacattctgtccaacgttatataaccaatccagagGGTTTTGTGCATTGatctttgattgttttttttggcggctgtgaAAGCCTTACTTGATTGGTGAGTGATGGGCCTGacggcgcgtacgagagagagccccggctgcgcgcgcactcatagtcttcaaacaacacgagcgcttcttgctctctctctcccttgtgcatattaatcaaaatcattaaacactatagaaaaagggcgaaacaccaaagtttcacgcacgcttgcgcactcacagtcttcaaactacacgagcgctgtctgtctctctctctctctctctctctctcgtgcatattaaccaaaatcattagaaacgAAAGAAAAAGAGGggaacaccaaagtttcacgtggagcattcagagattttttctctccatgacaggctgctggctcgcactgttcatttatttatttatttatttttttgaaaagcactctctgtattagcttaaagccctcaagtttacattggttactgtattctttcaagctctaaacaagacatttttattgaatgctagacatcaagttgttgttattttcatctgaaagaagaactttttttcagtaaactaggccctatgtgttcagtaagcttgtttcagtaagctatctgttttcaaggcttcaaggttttattgaatgctatctctatacaagcgcaaagtaatgcattcttagtcagtcttttattttgtaattttaagaacaataaacatatattgcaatgttaaggaattcatgtttttttttcattcagatatgtaaatcaatgtataaattgttagtagtcatttaatggggagataatcgaaatcgaatcggtctgaaaaaattaatcgttagattaatcgatgcatcggaaaaataatcgctagattaatagtttaaaaaataatcgtttatcccagccctaccgCTAATCcaatctgaatgctttaaaaagtgaCGTAAAGCAGAGATTATCCACGTTTCGGAGATATTTATCTCATTTGGCTATTATTACGTCATcgcattttgacaacattgattcGTCAGAAGAAACGAGAAGGGTATTCCTATAGGAAGAAACAAATGCTTAGTCCCACCCCCGTGCCCAGATTGGTTCAAACTCTCCCATATTAAACCAATAAGTAGTCTTTCGAACTACTACTTAACATAGCCTATTGCTTTGGAAAATGAACGAAAACAAAGTGAAAGTAAGGTCTGTCGtgagtgcacaaacacacaataacacatttgcatgagaaaactctcCAAAAAAGCACAGAAAACACTCGACAGAGtactttgacataaaacaaatcaaaaacaaggaTGAAACAGTGGTACATATCTGATAATGCACTTGGATTTTTGTCGATTCTGACACAGATTACAGTCAATGGATCGatcatgtatattatttatactaagtaaatcattatataattatacagttcataaagatagttgcactatttttttctgttgtcatGCTGGAATTTCACCATAGCTTGGAGCTCATCCATCTTTTTACGTAAAGACTGCACATTCGTTAACAAAATTATAGGGAGAGGAGTTTTAGAAAGAATTagtttttttcagtcttttctgACGAACACCTTTCCGTCCTCTCTTCCGGAATTTAAATGTAGAGTCCTTTTGTCGCGAGCGATTTTGTTTTTGTCCAACAGCAACAGGTGAAAAACTTCCCAAATCAGGATAGCCAAATGTTAGGCTTGTACCATTGTAAAAGAAACTCCCGGGAATATTGGATTCGTACCGACTCCTGAGgtgattcaaacacacacaaactcaggtGGATCAAAGTCAGTAAAACAATAATCCCCATTTCCTCCATCAAGCCTCTCCTTTTCCAGTTATTCAGTAGGGTATAGAACAAATATCCATTTCCGtcagtgtagaaaaaaaaaaacaatatatatatatatatatatatatatatatatatatatatatatatatatatatatatatatctacagaaacaaaaaacaaacattttactcttagtaaaaaaaacaacaactgataactgataacatgaaattatgaagttaaGCTGCTACTTGCCTTATCTTTctgctgagaaaaccacctcctcacacaagcagacttctgtccccttaactccagttagtttgagttctgcaaagagggacatcaatggtttcaataaaatattaacatgtgatcac
Coding sequences within:
- the LOC113097014 gene encoding uncharacterized protein LOC113097014: MFALLTEERVTTSVMSKSCVTQVSAYGYSLSEVDHVFISSGKDVRLPCNNALPGCKSTTWNYNRFSYSSAVELFAGGRKTTDTERHERLSLESDCSLNIKSVTKEDCGLYFCRQYVNDQQQGTDAAVYLHVLHVSSSEISAGLSLTLSCQLYSYSSSAGVSCGDWIRSERIDLFWVNQAGDKLTNSDSRYQISAPGHCIISLKTTILNEDEIREWRCGGNHRDQVQTSTTNTVKIS